The Haliaeetus albicilla chromosome 4, bHalAlb1.1, whole genome shotgun sequence genomic sequence GGTCTTATTAACGCAGATAATTTGCCCTCTGGGGTTTCATGCCGATGATCCTACACATGACAGCTCTAATCAAAAGATAATTATCGCAAACACTTTAGGGCTGCCTTTCCCGTTCCGGAGGGGATTTCACCAGGCTGGTCCAGGCCAGCCCCTTGCTTGCCACAGACCCGAGCCCACCCGCGGCGGGGGTTACCTCCAGCTCCTGGGGGTGGGAGGTGAACGCCTGCACCCTCCGCGGGGCCGGGGTGCCccgcagcagcagggagaggcgGGAGAGCTGCCCAGCCGTGCAGCTGACGTCCAGGCGCTGCAGCGAGTGCAGGTAGAACTGCCAGATCTGGACGGGTGCTGCCAGCCAGGCATCCCTGCAGCAGACAGACGGACAGGGCTCGCTGACAGCTTCTGCTAAGGAACCCGTATCAGTCCCACCCGTTCCCAGAGCATCATCCGACGCAGAGATAGCCTGGCTGGCTCAAAAGGCATTAGCTTGCACAGCGGGGATGCTCTGGCCGGGGCTTatttagaggaaaagaaaaccatgtaAAACCCTAAGCTGCAAAAGTTTTGGGAAGCCTCCTGCCCAGCTTTCTGCTGCTCAGCAAAGCCGGCTGGGCTCGGGAAGCCGCAAGCAAGGAAAGGGCAGCGTGagctcccctcctgccctgccaccaCTCGGGGCTAGTGTTTCTCACTTTTTGGGGTCCTGCTACTTACGTATAAATAGCAACAAAGAACTTTTTGATCTGCGGGCTTGGTCCTCCGGCTACTTTTAAGAAGATGTCCTGCGGCTCCCCGGGCCCCTGCGTGCAAAAATCAGAGCATCGTTCCAACGGTTAACCTCGCGATCAAACCAGCTAATGAGGactccagggtttccttcccatTAACGGAAAAACCCGCCACCGACCCACTTACGAAAGCAGATGCTTTCAGCATCTAGTTAAACTATGTTATTAAGTTATTATACAGCTTGGCTGAGCTcttccagtatttttaattacaaaagagGACACAAACGACTATCGCATTCCAGGTCTGCATCTGTAATCAAATTTTGGCACATTTTCCCCAAGTTTTCTAACAAGCCGTAATCTAATTATCATACTAACGCGTTTCTGCAACGGCAATTAGCAACGACCCCTCATCGCCATCTGCACGTATGGGCtcaagtttatttttcctttctaccTCCCCCAGCTGCAGAGCAAGCCCAGGAAACTCGTGCAGGGCATTGCAAAGCAAGGGCTGCGCTTGGGGAGGGACGCAGAGCGACGGCTAAGCTTAGCCTAAGGAGCACCTTGGTCCGGCACGGTCCTCCCCACCACCTCAGCATCACCCAGTGGAGAGATGCTCTGCCGCGCATTCAGAGGATGCGCTGTCCCCCCGCCGCATGACTCCAGCGGCTGCGGAGACCCCGAGCAGTGGGGAAGGTCTATCCCACACCCGACAAAAGGCTGCTTTTCCCCAGCATCTTAATCATCTGGTATTTGCTCAAAAGAACAAGCCAGTACAGGCTGCCGCAGGATGTGGTAAGGGGCAATATTCAGCTTCCACCACAAAAGCCATGTGGCTCCTTTTAATTGGAGCAATAATAAAGGGCAATTCCAGCTTCATCACTGCCAGCGTTTCGCTACCACGGGCTGATACACAGGGATGCTCCGTGCGTGCGAGGCATTTCACCGCCGCCGAAAACCCCCAGCAGAAGGACACAAAGGACAGACCGATGCCAAAACATAACCAGTACCATGTTTTTGGTTTCGCAAATGATGTCAGGGTCGCTGCAGCGAACAAACATCTCGGGCTCCCCCCCGGGCATCCCCACTGGCGCACCTGCAGAGGAGAGAGACCGAGGTGAAACCGTATTCAGCGTTTTCTGCGCTTGTGCTTGCTACCCTGCACCCCACGCAGCCGCAGCCCAGAATCCCTTATGCAGGGCTACCAGCAAACTACATGGGCATACTGGTGCAGGGAATTAAACATAAAATGAATGCAGGCAAGCGGATGAAGAGCGAGCAGGGAGCCCAAGGCTGTGAAAGGGCGAGGAAGCAGAGACGAGCTCTCTGGATGCCAACCGCACCTCCAGGGAGGCCCCAATGAACCCTGGACGCTGGCTAACGAGGAAGAGCCCGAGCCCCAACCGCGGGCTCACCGGGGAGCGTGTGCCAGGGAGGCAGCCGAATGGTCTTCTTTAGGAAGGTGAGCTCCGGGTGGTAGAATCGGAAGGTCTGGTCCACCACGTGGGGCTGCGGCTCCACCTTCACCCGCAGGATCGCGATGGGCTTCCCCCCACTCACCTGGAAGGAGACCTGTCCCGGGCGACCAGTGGGAGAGGGACGGAGTTTTGCAAAAGTGATGCTTCTCCTCCCGCGCGGCCCCTCGAGCGGCGTTTTCGCCCGGTTCCCTCACCTGGATGTGCTTTGTCTGCCCGGCcctgctcttccccagggagcggGTGGCTGCGTCGGTGCCGGCGCCCAGCCCTGCCGGCCCCTGTGGGGTGCAAGAGCCGGTTGCCTGGGGATGCAGCACCGCTATGGCTGCACGGTGCTCCCCATGGCGGTACCACCCTGCCCTGCAGAGGCAAACACAGCCGAGGAAAATGCTTCCTACCGGGAACAGCTCAAAACGGGGGCTTGCACCTACCTGCGCCACAACGACGGCGGGGTCCGCGGAGAAGGTCTGGTATTTGAAGGGGATGTGGACGGTCTCCTTGGGGCGCAGGTAGACCTGAGGCCTGAGGTCGTCATGGAGGTGGAACATCTCCTCCTCCACCGGCGTAACGCTCTTGGTCAGCTCCTTGAAGTGGCGCCACTCCCTCGGGTCCAGTATGACGCTGGGGGAGCGAGCGGCAGAGGTGCTGGTGAGGACTGGTCGGGAGCCGGTGCCACCCTGGCATCTCCCCAGGCACGCGGGGGCGACCCCGCTTCGGCCCCCACCTGAGCTCGGGGTGGTCGACCTCGATGGTCACGGTGTGCTGGACGCCGTAGGGGTTCTTCAGGGCGAACTCGAAGAACTCGGCCGTCCCCAGCACGGCATGCACGGTGTGGGTGGCGGTGATGGCCTGGCTGAGCATCCGGGAGATGCTCTCGCCCTTGACGCGCTCCCGGTAGGCATCGATGATCTGCAGGTCCCGCAGGTGCCGGGCAcgctgctcctgccagccctgccgcGAGGGAGGGGACCGTAAGCCCAGAGCCACCACCGCATCCCCGTCCCCCGGCACCCCTCTCCTCACCGAGAGCTGGGGCGTCCTCCCGCCGCCGGCGTCCTCCTGCTGCCGCACCAGCGCCATGCGCCGCAGCTTGCGCCGGCGGGCAGCCGTGGCCTCGCCGGGGACAGCCGGGGGGGCCAGCCTCGCCTCCGGCCGGCGGACGCACAGCGCGGCCGCCAGCTCGCCGTCCACCTCCGCCAGCCTCCGCGCCCGCGACACCCGCCCGCCTGTGGGGAGAGAACACCGAGGCGCCGACAAGGGACCCCCAATTAGCGTGGCCCtgagggaccccccccacgATGCCGCCAGGCCGGCAAGGGGAGCGCCGGAGGGGGCAGCAACCCCGCGGCTGGGGGCACGGCGGCAGAGACGCCGCCAACCCGAACCCACGCCAGGGGGATGGGCCGAGCCCCAGCCCGGCAGGACTCACCGACGGCGGCCTTCAGGGAGATCCAGCTGCCGGCTGGGATGCTGCCAGCGCCATCCGGCGCAGGCACGACGCGGGAGCGGGACGGCGGCTGCCCCGGGGTCTCCTCGCATGGGTGACCTGCCACGAGCAGAGACGAGAGTGAGCAGAAACCATCTGtttttcatcattaaaaaaTCTACTACAAATTTTTATTCTCGCGGCAGCGCTTTAtagacaattttttaaaaagcaggagcAACTATCTGGTTGCTAACAACTCTCTGCGAGCCCTACGGCACTCCCTCCAGAGCCTAGTGCTGCTACCACCATACAGCCGTCTGCCAGGAGACGGAGCAGCATCAAAAGCACAGTGCCATACTGAGTGAGTCACCACCAAGTCCCTCACCAGCTCcggttttcctttctgtgttccCCATCCTCAGGCTGCAGCCCCGCTCCTGCTGCCATCCACACTCCCGCAAAGGTTATGCCAAGCGGAGCTGGATGAGGCTCTAAACCCGCTGGGTATTTACCCGGCCTACAAATCCCGTCCCCATCCTTCGGGCAGGCGCACCAAGCTTTTCAATACTGTTTTTAAcaacagtattttgaaattcaAACAAAGAGGACggggaaaaaaacaatcaaagGGCGGCTGTTGTCCTGGTGCAGCATCTCTCCCTCTTTTGCGAGGTGCGAGTTAAACCTCTCCCTGGGTTGTGAATCTGATTCTCCTTCCCAGGAGCTTATCGTCCCTTTGCAggcaaagtatggaaatgacGATTTGAGATATCTTATAATGGAGCTAATCTTCCTTCTGAAGATAAGATTTTAAAACCTGGAGTCACTGCACATTTCTAGGATGGGgaattaaatacataaaataaaagcagccaGCGGGTTTTGGGAAGAATAACATTCTTACAAGTGTGGTTTTCGTTGAGGTATAGCCCTGTGCATCTCTCCCACAGCCCCGTGCTGTTTGCTAGCACCTAACCGCACGGCGCTGCCGTCCCCGCACCGCCGGCCTCCCCGCTGCCTTCTGCCGGCGTTTGCAGCCAAGGAGGAACCGCAAGCACAACCAGGAGCCACACGGCTCCGCTCGCAGCCCAGCGGCACCCGGAGCCGAGCCGCGCTGGTGCCAGGACGGGGGCTCTGACCAGCACCGGGGGTACCCGGCGAGGCGTGTGTGCCACAAGGGTGCCGGTGCCAGCACCCAAGGCTGTCGGCTACTCTCTTACCGACATTGGCTAGGCAGAGGTGGAGGCGGCCCCTCACCGCCACGCGGACGCCGAGGGGCCGCAGGGCGCCGTGCCGCAGTGCCTCCCGGCCCATCACCGTCACGTCTGGCTCGTACTCGGTCgtggccacctccagctcatGGTGGGTCCTGACGGCTGCCCGGCCCTGGCgcagcaggggctggggacaaGGCAAGGACCGGTGAGGGGTAAGGACGTCTCTGGATGTCCTAGGTCTGGGGAGGGTTTAGCCCTAGAATACTGCAGGATTGCCAGGGCAGTGGAAGAAAGTTAACGTTTTGCCACCACTTTTGAGAAAAAGATGACAAATCCCACAATTAGGGGCTTATCGGGCTGGCATCGGTCTCGGTTACACAGAGGGGCTGCAAGCAACTCGGTTACTAAAGAGGCAATCTCAACGTGGGACCAAAAGAAAAGTCAGGCTCTTCCTTAACATTCCTGCCTGCTAAGCAGGGGGTCTCCTGCATCGTTAGCAGTCCTGAGGGCTTAAGGGGAAAGACCTTCAATTTCACCGATACCTCCAGTTTAACAGCAGCAGACCCAACCAGGAGCAGGGAGTCTCCGTCCCAGACGTCAATCTGGAGGCTGTGCTCGGCCAGGTACCGCACAAACCAGTGCTGCTCCCCGGGTCGCAGGAAAGCGGGATCCACCATGTACTTCAGCTGCAAGCCCGGCGGTCCTGCGAGACACGCGGCATCGTCATGGAAATGGAGCTTCTGCCGACAGCAGCACATCAGCCAGGACGGGGACACTCTTCTGCTCTGGAGAAGCCTGCCCACTCACATCCCTGCTCTCCTCCACTCAATGAACCCATCGGTCAACTAGTAAGGTCCAAGGTCCGCCGGGACTGCACCCGCCCCCCAGAAGCACTCAGTCTGTACAGACCCCCCTCCATTTCCATTAACAGCTCCATGTGGAAAAGGAGCTTCCCCAGCCACAAGTGCTTGGTGTCTCTCAGGACCAGAACTTAATAaggcacagaaagaaacaaagaagagCATTCAGCTAGGAGGATCAGAGCCGCTCGCTCTGGGCGCTGCGCTCTCACGTGCCGCCTTTCTTTTCAAAGGCGCTTAGCTGCAGCGGCAGCTGGCAGCCTCGACGTGCAAATTGTGCCACCAACACTTCCCGGCGTTCTACTTCAAATGTTGGACATTTTGAACGTTTTTCATGATGTGCCATGCAAACTAGCGGAGGCTGGCTATCAAAGCAGACGCCAGCCCGTTCCTCAGCCCACAGGCAAGCCCAAAACTGACTGATGGGAGAGGAGCGGCCGCACGAGGATGCTAAAACCGGAGCTCACCGGTGCCAAGGGTCCCGTCCTTGTTCACCCGGATAAGGAGCTGCGCCGGCACAGCCGCCAGCCCTGCATCCGTGCTGACCAGCTGCAGCCGCGGCGTGGTGACGGGCGGGAAACGGTAGAACTGGAAGGTGAGGAAGATGGTCCTCGGCCACGTCCCCTCCACACCATCCTGGGCATCCCttcagggagagagaggggtTTGGGTTAGCTCATGGCGCGGCGCTGCCTCGCCATCACGAGCAACTAGTGCGTTTGGCACGCACTGAAAGGCAGAAGAACAAGAGAAGATCGGCAGCATCACAAGTATTTGGACTTCTCTGAAGACAGCGGGCATATGGTTTGCCTTGGCTTTCCAAAAAGCTTCACAATTCCAGCTGTCCTCCGCCATATGCTGTGACAGAGGAGCCCAGCAAAGGCAGCGTTTTACCTTCACAGAGCAGACTGCCGTccacagaaaaaacacaagtgGGGCCTTATCCAGCCAAAGCCACCCCCACGGGTGCCAACTTTCTCAACTCCATATGCATTTATGGAGAAACCCTGCATTAACTAGCTTTTACATCACATTGTGGCTAATggatacaataaaaaaaattggaacGTGATTTAAGAGTGCCCGGAAAGGACAAGAGCATCATCGTAAAACCCTCCGGGGCTTTGCCTCCACGGCAGGCGCTGGGGGAAGCAGCACCTTTGCAAGGACTTCTCCCTCTCAAGCAGGGAAGCGGGTTGGGGGGGATTTTGGTAAAGGACTCTCCCCCAGGAGGCCCCCGGGATCTGCCCGCAGAAGGTACCACGAAGAGCTGCCATCCCACCTGCCGAAAGCCAGGAACTGCAGGATTATTTCGTTGCCTTGCAGAGGGTCGGCTTCCTCCAGCCGCAGGCTGAAACTCGCCGGGTCCACCGGCTCCGAGATTTCCACCGGTACCTGGTTGTGGTCCAGGATCTCCGGGAAGCCGGCGGCGTGCAGTCGCGCCAGGGAGGCACGGGAGAGCAGGGTGCGGGAACTGACAAGAGAAACGGGGGTGAACCGCACAGAATCAGCCGCGGGGGACCCCGGCGGGCCGGGCGATGGGGACACAGGAGCCCAGGGAAGGGCAGCCGAGCAtcacctgcctgcctgcagccccacggCAGCGATGGGCACCTGCAGCGGGGTGAAGGGCAGCGCCCGCAGCTGGTCGCCGGCACGGGGCTCCGGGTCTGGCAAGCCGAGGTCAGCCTCCAGGTGAGTGATCCCCCCCTCCTGCCAAGAGCcgcggccgcgccgcgccggggaCTGGCCCCTGCTCCGCGCCGGGACCGACAGCTGGGACGCCGACAGCTGGTGGGAGAGCGGCAAGCCTCAGCGCCCGCGGCCCCACGCTGGGGGAGAAGCCCCCCCAAGGCGGGCTGCCCTGCGGGGACCCCGGCGTCGAGGCGGGCCAGCGGCCCTTCCCTGCTGAAGTGGCTCAGATGCCACGTGCTCCAGCATCGCCGCTCTGCCGAGAAGCGGCGCGGCACCTCTGCTTCTTATTTAGCTGCTGCACTTTCCCTGGCAAGGGGAGGGATGGGAAAATGCAGCAGGAAGATCAAACCGCTTAATGCGGTCTTATGAAGCGTTTTATTtcatcaaaaatatttgtgtgccTTGATCCTTGAATCAAGATATAAAAAAAGCATAAAGAGGGATCTCGGTATTCATAGCTCTCCTTAAATCCCAGTAGCTCCGCACGAAGAAACTGTGCGTCACTGTCAGCGTGTACCGGGGACAACAGTACTCAGCAAATCTGGGCTGTCAAAAACCAGAGCTGCCCTTACAAATACATTTGGGGTGTGAGAAGAGCTGAGGGACTCTCGCCCAGCACGTTATAGGCAGGGTCCCTTTTGCTGCCTCGGAGGAGGTGGGTTTGAGCAGGACGCTCAGCGCCTCTTGGCCGCAGCAGCCAGGAAAACCGGCAGAGGATGCGACCGGGAGCACATCCTCAGCGCGTGGGTCGTCCCCCGGGAACGCCGCTGCCTGCCACCCGCGTCCGCGGCACTTACCCCCGGTCCCCGCGGGGAGGCCGCCATTCGCAGCGGGGCCTGCGGACCTGCGGAGAGGGACGGGAGAGATGCTGTAGCGGAGCCGTCGCCCCAGGCCCTGCCACTGCGTCTGTGACCTCCGCCAGTGAGCCCCCTCCAACCTCCCGCCAGCCCTTTTAAATTTGGGGGGTGAAACCAGCTCAGTGAGGTGGCTTACCATCTCTCAACCACTTATTTGACTTATTTTTCCAATACGACTGTTGCCTGGCAGGGGGGAAACGTAGCACGTCTCCAGATCCAACCGTTATTTTGCTGGAATTAGGCTAACTCTGCCGCAAAAGGCAGCTCCTCCATCCCCAGACAGTGCCGCGGTTCCCTCCGGCCATCCGGCGCTGCCTAAGTGGGATGCTTAATGAGATGTGAAAGTTTTAGGATACTTAAGGTTTTCGTCGCTCCTCTGTTATTTCTTGTCACTCCCTTCATCTATTCGTGCGTTCGTGCCCTGAAACGGTACGAGCTTTATCGTGTTTATATTTGGCTGCTCGGCTCGCGCGCCGGCACAGCTGAGCTCGCTGTGCCGCTGAGCCGCGGGTCCTTCAGAGCAGAGCAGTCCAGGGGCATAGATGTTCTATCTCTGCATCCACGTGATGCTGAGaccttattttgctttcaccACCACACATATTCTGGCTATTTCGTGCTGACTGCTGTGCAAAGCAAACCACCCTGTTTCCCTTACGTCTAcaacattgttttctttcagttaggATGGCTTTGGCCAGTGTTAAGGAGATGATGGACGGATCCATCAGCACCACCGGCAGCTGAGCTGACAGAAGATGCGCTTGGCCTCCGCTGGCCAAAAGGGCCAGCTGGTGGCGTGTTTTCCAACGGAGCTCTACAAGAAGTTAACCAAACACTCATTTCAGCAGCTCGGAGCGCAGGCTTGCTCTCGCGTGTGGCCGCTCACCTCACAGCACGGCTCCAGGACCACCGCTGCACTTCCCAAGCTCTCCCCGTGCCACCAGGCCCCCAGAGCCAGGGAAAGGCCACGCAGCTCATCTCCTAAAATCACCCTGTTGGGGCATCTCCCCTCGCCGGGCACCCTGCCCGCACTCCAGCACGCTCCCTGCAAGCCAGAGCATGCCAGCCCAGTGCCGGGCTGGAAGCTCGCCGTCGGCGCGAGCTGGCTTTTCCCTTCACCGCACTGCAACTCCCTCAACATCCCGGCCGTCGCCAGCTGAAAGGCATCCAGGAGAACCTTTCAAGCAGCGCCAGGAAGGTACCAGCAGCGATGCAGCCACGTCGCAGAGAGCCTAACCCAGCGCAGCATCGCCAGAGCCCTTCATTTCACCCGTGAAGCTTTCCTGCTCCAAAGCCCCTTACACCAGCAAACCCGGCTCCTCGCCGGCAGAAAGCCAGGACTTGCTGCGGCAGAGCCATGGTGCCACTGCCATCTCGTGGAAGGCACAGCAGGTCCAGAGCCAGAGCAGGAACAGGCATCCACCGCGCCAGCTACCGGCTCACCAGAGGAGCTGGATAAGCTcgtaaaatgtatttaaacactGTCAGGTATCTGGAGCATCGCACCAAGACCTGCGTGGGCACCGGAGCGGGAGCAGAAGCGACgctgcagaggaaagggaagttTTGTTTCCCATCAATCATGAAAGGGGGGATTAGACAGAAACAAGCCACAGATGATTTCCAGGAGCCGGGGGCATTGACTCAACTCCGTGCCCAAACTCAAGCCAATGgcagttttctttctgcctccAACACACACAGCACTGAAAGCCCGACCACCTGGCACCCCTGCACTATAGACACACAGACAGATAAATGTGAATGTGCACACACGCATACGCAGCCTGGTTTTTCCTGGCTAGACACTGGCACAGCCTGTGCAGGATGATCGAATGTGTGCTGCTGTCACGCTCcttgagcagcagcagcacaagattattatttttttcctcagcctaTAATTGccatctctcctgtcctcacaTATGGAGGGATTCAGAGTCCAGAGAgatgagcagcagcactggcagaGAGCAATGCGCTGCTGGTGCAGCCGCTGCACCCATCCAGCTGCTCTGGGTGTTGAGCACCGGAGCCCAAACGCCATCAGCGCACCTGAAACAGGAACAGGCTGGTGCCATGATGGAAATCCTTGGGGATTTTGCACGTGGCTCAGCGCTACTGTCACAGAGGAATTTTGCAAGTTCAAAAGTGAGAGCTGAATTCAACTCGATGGAAACTTGGTTCACTCCAGTAATTCATAAACTAGCTTACTTGGTGAAGacgtgttttttttctcctgagcaGACACCAGTGCCAcactctgtattttaaatgtcagcGATCTGGAAAACACTCACTCAGCGATGGCGTAGGAGGCTTCTCCGACTCGTCCTTGTCTTTACGTAGGATCTCCGCAGCAGTTACAAGATGTTCTTCCGAATCAGTGGAAACATAGAATTGGACAGTCCCAGACTCCACGTGCTTCCCCTGAAATTAGAAACGAAATACTTTTAGACAGCGTGCTACACGCAGCCACCCCCGTACCTCCGAGAGATGACTCCCTTGCCCTGCAGTCGGAGAAACGGTGGTGCAAGCCAGAGGCAGAGCTAGCAAGCGGCTGTACTTTAATTTCTGACCAAATACCTCTGTCTTtgcagagacacacacacagccccTTGCTAACTCCACCCACCACCACCCGGTATAAGATTTTTACTGAGCAAGTTCTGCAGACACTCATCCGTCCTGGCCCGCAGCAGAGAGCAAACCGTGCAGCTTAGCACCACAGCCATATTTTGGCCACCCCGCCGTGACTCCTTCGCCCCAGCCCTAACCTGCTTTTGCTGATAAACACCTGGGAACGAGGTCTTTCTCTCGTACATGCGCATCTCGGAATAAACCGGCTCAGGTCACAGTGGCCTCCAAGAAATATCGCAATAACTGTGCCGACCAGCTACGTGGCAGCTCAGTCTGCCCGTTTGCCGTCACTGAAGTCAAGCAGCACCAGACACCGAGTGCGCTATCTATCGCCGTAGACGCTcgctggcaggggctggggggctgccgCCCTCCTCTTCCAAAGCCTCTTCATCCCCTCACAGATTTGCAGAGAGCTCCTCCATCGCCGGGGCACTTACAAAGGTTTTGGCAAAGAGCCTCTCTAACGGCAAGCCCGTCCAAGCACCGGCAGCATCCCCGTGTATTTTGCAGCGCAGAAGCGAGCCCTTACCTGTCGGGAGCTCCTGCCGCTCGTCGGGGTCTGGTAGACCAACGTTTGGCAGGGGCCGCGGCAGGCTCCGCCGCGCAGGGGCAGGACCACCTCCGCCTCGCCGGCACCCAGGACGGGGCTCCAGATGGCCCAGCGCACCGAGCGTATGTCGGCCGTCTCGCCGTGGGCGCTGCCGGGCAGGGCCTgggtgggggacaggggggaGCGTGGTGAGTGCCGGGCACCCCGCCTCGCCGCGGGATGGAGGAGCGGGTGCTGCCAGACAGATGCCGGCTCTCATCTCCCACTGCGCCTTCCCGCACCCAGCTCCGGCATCACAGAAACCGCTCCCCCTCCGCCTGTTCTGGAGACATTCCACTTTCCAGCaccttatttctctttctgcaccCATTTTCTGCCCCCCACCACCAGCCACACCTTTCTGCTCCCATCTTTTTGCAGGCTCTGAGGAGCACCAGGAATGCTTCTCTGATGGAGAGGGACACATCGATCCCAGGGAGGGGATGCAGGATCGCGAGACCTCTCAGTGAAAGAGCACTGAGCTGGCCTGCACGGTTTTGAGGTTTgcttctcttccctctgccaGCAGCGCCGCAGGCAGAACCGGCACCTTCCTACATGATTTCACCTCCTCAAGGCTGACCACAAACTCACAGCCACagctgcccacaggcacaaatCCCACTTTCTCCCTGTAAACCCTGTACCACCCTTCCCCACACAGGCACACTGTTTTTTCTTGCATATATCCCATTTACTCAGCCCA encodes the following:
- the NPHP4 gene encoding nephrocystin-4 isoform X2 translates to MSEWERVFLRNVVLPPHCQRRRTRRPGSTAFRCVLKYLEGAALTQGAEYQLRLSLFDATYHHFFGRTWRSSRRAARAAPPRPARAAFNETVYFHTSLNHPGIAAVVEVVATAGKGDGGSRHLSCGFGLIPLFGSGSEATDPAAEDRALKLYHGTPRALLHPRFQDPMEKNKYLMVMEKSHLQYALKTHQPLETIFHLLPENLLVSGLQTIPGLLPAHGDASDCLQKPRLMKPVTCYLERLSVRLYPSLEEFEEELLDLLNSDRLLQANAAPDGDGVAVRERRLHVGVHNGLRFVQVPQVAVLVPEAEVVRAGCPGVPSSGARGAGQALVLRSRIHLSEMVPHPAFGVCFQLEYVFCTSGRAGGKALPGSAHGETADIRSVRWAIWSPVLGAGEAEVVLPLRGGACRGPCQTLVYQTPTSGRSSRQGKHVESGTVQFYVSTDSEEHLVTAAEILRKDKDESEKPPTPSLSPQAPLRMAASPRGPGLSVPARSRGQSPARRGRGSWQEGGITHLEADLGLPDPEPRAGDQLRALPFTPLQVPIAAVGLQAGSSRTLLSRASLARLHAAGFPEILDHNQVPVEISEPVDPASFSLRLEEADPLQGNEIILQFLAFGRDAQDGVEGTWPRTIFLTFQFYRFPPVTTPRLQLVSTDAGLAAVPAQLLIRVNKDGTLGTGPPGLQLKYMVDPAFLRPGEQHWFVRYLAEHSLQIDVWDGDSLLLVGSAAVKLEPLLRQGRAAVRTHHELEVATTEYEPDVTVMGREALRHGALRPLGVRVAVRGRLHLCLANVGHPCEETPGQPPSRSRVVPAPDGAGSIPAGSWISLKAAVGGRVSRARRLAEVDGELAAALCVRRPEARLAPPAVPGEATAARRRKLRRMALVRQQEDAGGGRTPQLSGWQEQRARHLRDLQIIDAYRERVKGESISRMLSQAITATHTVHAVLGTAEFFEFALKNPYGVQHTVTIEVDHPELSVILDPREWRHFKELTKSVTPVEEEMFHLHDDLRPQVYLRPKETVHIPFKYQTFSADPAVVVAQGPAGLGAGTDAATRSLGKSRAGQTKHIQVSFQVSGGKPIAILRVKVEPQPHVVDQTFRFYHPELTFLKKTIRLPPWHTLPGAPVGMPGGEPEMFVRCSDPDIICETKNMGPGEPQDIFLKVAGGPSPQIKKFFVAIYTDAWLAAPVQIWQFYLHSLQRLDVSCTAGQLSRLSLLLRGTPAPRRVQAFTSHPQELEVDPDGAFLLPANGIQDLYLGVRPRRAGSRFIYLNLVDVESHQLVSSWLLCLSCRQPLISKAFEISLPAGGGRGCNKRITYTNPYPSPRLYFLYTNRPDLLQFKEDSFEVAGGEVYTIGLRFAPSQGAGEEEILIHINDHEDKNEETFCVKVVYQ
- the NPHP4 gene encoding nephrocystin-4 isoform X1; the encoded protein is MSEWERVFLRNVVLPPHCQRRRTRRPGSTAFRCVLKYLEGAALTQGAEYQLRLSLFDATYHHFFGRTWRSSRRAARAAPPRPARAAFNETVYFHTSLNHPGIAAVVEVVATAGKGDGGSRHLSCGFGLIPLFGSGSEATDPAAEDRALKLYHGTPRALLHPRFQDPMEKNKYLMVMEKSHLQYALKTHQPLETIFHLLPENLLVSGLQTIPGLLPAHGDASDCLQKPRLMKPVTCYLERLSVRLYPSLEEFEEELLDLLNSDRLLQANAAPDGDGVAVRERRLHVGVHNGLRFVQVPQVAVLVPEAEVVRAGCPGVPSSGARGAGQALVLRSRIHLSEMVPHPAFGVCFQLEYVFCTSGRAGGKALPGSAHGETADIRSVRWAIWSPVLGAGEAEVVLPLRGGACRGPCQTLVYQTPTSGRSSRQGKHVESGTVQFYVSTDSEEHLVTAAEILRKDKDESEKPPTPSLSPQAPLRMAASPRGPGLSASQLSVPARSRGQSPARRGRGSWQEGGITHLEADLGLPDPEPRAGDQLRALPFTPLQVPIAAVGLQAGSSRTLLSRASLARLHAAGFPEILDHNQVPVEISEPVDPASFSLRLEEADPLQGNEIILQFLAFGRDAQDGVEGTWPRTIFLTFQFYRFPPVTTPRLQLVSTDAGLAAVPAQLLIRVNKDGTLGTGPPGLQLKYMVDPAFLRPGEQHWFVRYLAEHSLQIDVWDGDSLLLVGSAAVKLEPLLRQGRAAVRTHHELEVATTEYEPDVTVMGREALRHGALRPLGVRVAVRGRLHLCLANVGHPCEETPGQPPSRSRVVPAPDGAGSIPAGSWISLKAAVGGRVSRARRLAEVDGELAAALCVRRPEARLAPPAVPGEATAARRRKLRRMALVRQQEDAGGGRTPQLSGWQEQRARHLRDLQIIDAYRERVKGESISRMLSQAITATHTVHAVLGTAEFFEFALKNPYGVQHTVTIEVDHPELSVILDPREWRHFKELTKSVTPVEEEMFHLHDDLRPQVYLRPKETVHIPFKYQTFSADPAVVVAQGPAGLGAGTDAATRSLGKSRAGQTKHIQVSFQVSGGKPIAILRVKVEPQPHVVDQTFRFYHPELTFLKKTIRLPPWHTLPGAPVGMPGGEPEMFVRCSDPDIICETKNMGPGEPQDIFLKVAGGPSPQIKKFFVAIYTDAWLAAPVQIWQFYLHSLQRLDVSCTAGQLSRLSLLLRGTPAPRRVQAFTSHPQELEVDPDGAFLLPANGIQDLYLGVRPRRAGSRFIYLNLVDVESHQLVSSWLLCLSCRQPLISKAFEISLPAGGGRGCNKRITYTNPYPSPRLYFLYTNRPDLLQFKEDSFEVAGGEVYTIGLRFAPSQGAGEEEILIHINDHEDKNEETFCVKVVYQ